The Malus domestica chromosome 10, GDT2T_hap1 genome contains a region encoding:
- the LOC114827665 gene encoding uncharacterized protein isoform X1, producing the protein MDQDFRMMRSQVPAFGSWDWNQDLPFTQCFESARQAGLLRYTTYSDEHDEDRDLYVAGDLYENHVVTPTMIVVPRRRNKMRQSHVKEVKEQSWMVSDVKEPPSPAPSRRPTPKPVDEDLYKISPHLFAKSKKKRGFGFFSSCLLPTCIA; encoded by the exons ATGGATCAA GATTTTAGGATGATGAGGAGTCAAGTTCCAGCGTTTGGGAGCTGGGATTGGAACCAAGACCTTCCATTTACTCAGTGTTTTGAGTCGGCAAGGCAGGCTGGGCTTCTGCGCTACACTACTTACTCTGATGAACACGATGAGGATCGTGATCTGTATGTTGCTGGTGATTTGTACGAGAATCATGTTGTCACACCTACCATGATTGTTGTTCCTCGCAGAAGG AACAAAATGCGGCAGTCGCATGTGAAAGAAGTAAAAGAGCAAAGTTGGATGGTGAGTGATGTGAAGGAGCCACCAAGCCCCGCACCAAGCCGCAGGCCTACACCAAAGCCAGTGGATGAAGACTTGTACAAAATCTCACCACACCTCTTTGCAAAATCCAAAAAG AAGAGAGGATTTGGGTTCTTTTCAAGCTGCTTGCTGCCAACTTGTATTGCTTGA
- the LOC114827665 gene encoding uncharacterized protein isoform X2 — translation MDQDFRMMRSQVPAFGSWDWNQDLPFTQCFESARQAGLLRYTTYSDEHDEDRDLYVAGDLYENHVVTPTMIVVPRRRNKMRQSHVKEVKEQSWMVSDVKEPPSPAPSRRPTPKPVDEDLYKISPHLFAKSKKRGFGFFSSCLLPTCIA, via the exons ATGGATCAA GATTTTAGGATGATGAGGAGTCAAGTTCCAGCGTTTGGGAGCTGGGATTGGAACCAAGACCTTCCATTTACTCAGTGTTTTGAGTCGGCAAGGCAGGCTGGGCTTCTGCGCTACACTACTTACTCTGATGAACACGATGAGGATCGTGATCTGTATGTTGCTGGTGATTTGTACGAGAATCATGTTGTCACACCTACCATGATTGTTGTTCCTCGCAGAAGG AACAAAATGCGGCAGTCGCATGTGAAAGAAGTAAAAGAGCAAAGTTGGATGGTGAGTGATGTGAAGGAGCCACCAAGCCCCGCACCAAGCCGCAGGCCTACACCAAAGCCAGTGGATGAAGACTTGTACAAAATCTCACCACACCTCTTTGCAAAATCCAAAAAG AGAGGATTTGGGTTCTTTTCAAGCTGCTTGCTGCCAACTTGTATTGCTTGA